ATTTCCATTTCTACTGGAAGCTCTTTTGTAAGAGTTCCTTTAGGACCTGTTACAGTCACTACATTATTCTCAGCAATTTCAACTTTTACTCCAGCTGGAATTGTGATTGGCAGTCTTCCTATACGTGACATACCTTTATCCTCCTATAACTTAAATTTTCGGAGCGGAGCCTTTGTCCGCTCTGTTTTCAGTTGCACCACGCACTTGGCGAGGTTTCCCTTGCCCGATGCGTTTTTTTACAAAGAAGTTCTTTTCGCTAAGCTCGATAAAACCTCGCTAAGCTCAAAGAACGCCTTCGCACTAAGTTCAGATTTCGTCTGCGACTCGTCTTCACTAAGTGCTTTCAGGCTACCAAACGAAGCAGAGTACTTCTCCACCAACGCCTAATTTTCTAGCTTCTTTATCTGTGATAACACCTTTGTTTGTAGAAACGATAGCTGTTCCAAGTCCGCCAAGTACTTTTGGCATCTCTTCGCTGTTAGCATACACACGAAGTCCTGGTTTAGAAATTCTCTTCAGACCAGAAATAACTTTTTCATTCTTGTCTGCGCCATATTTCAATGTGATATGCATTGTCTTGAAGTTTCCATCTTCTACGATATCATATTTTGCAATGTATCCTTCATCCAAAAGAATATCAGCAATCGCGATTTTCATCTTTGATGCAGGTACATCAACTGTATCATGTTTAGCAGTATTTGCATTACGGATTCTTGTAAGCATATCTGCGATTGGATCACTCATAGTCATGGTGTAAAATCCTCCTTCTTACCAACTTGCTTTCTTAACTCCCGGAATCTCACCTTTATATGCCAGTTCACGGAAGCAGATACGGCAGATACCATATTTTCTTAAATATGCATGTGGACGACCACAAATTCTGCAACGGCTATATTCTCTTGTCGAGAATTTTGGTTTGCGCTGCTGTTTAATTTTCATAGATGTCTTAGCCATGAAATTCTCCTCCTTATTTAGTAAATGGCATATTGAACTGAGTCAATAATTCACGTGCTTCTTCGTCAGTTTTAGCAGTTGTAACGAAAATTACATCCATACCTCTGACTTTATCAATTTTATCATACTCGATCTCTGGGAAAATTAACTGCTCTTTAATTCCAAGTGCATAGTTTCCTCTTCCATCAAATGCGTTAGGATTTACACCTCTGAAGTCACGTACACGAGGAAGTGCAAGGTTGATCAGACGATCAACGAACTCATACATCTTTTCTCCTCTTAATGTAACTTTACATCCGATTGGCATACCTTCTCTGATTTTGAAGTTAGCTACAGAATTTTTTGCTCTTGTCAGAACTGCTTTCTGTCCAGTGATTTTTTCCATATCAGCTACAGCAGATTCTAAAACTTTTGCATTGTCTTTTGCCTCGCCTACACCCATGTTAATAACAACTTTGTCAAGCTTAGGCACTTCCATAATATTTTTATATCCGAATTTTTTGATCATTGCATCAACGATCTCATTCTGATACTGATCTTTCAGTCTACTCAACGTTTAAGTCCTCCTTCCTTGAATTAGTCAATTACTTCGCCTGTTGATTTAGCAACACGAACTTTTTTGTCGCCATCCATTTTGAAACCAACTCTTGTAGCTTTTCCTTTGTGAACATACATCACGTTAGAAATGTCGATTGGTCCTTCCTGGTGGATGATTCCGCCATTCTGATTAGCAACGCTTGGTTTTGTGTGCTTTGTCAGCATGTTGACACCTTCAACCAGAACTTTTCCGTCTTTCTGATTAACGGCAATAACTTTGCCTTCTTTGTCTTTATCTTTACCAGCGATAACTTTAACTGTATCACCTTTTTTAATTTTCATAGTTGACATTCTCGGCACCTCCCTACAGTACTTCCGGAGCCAGAGAAACAATCTTCATGAAATGTTTCTCTCTAAGCTCTCTGGCTACTGGTCCAAAAATACGTGTTCCACGTGGGTTCATATCGTCTTTTATAATTACAGCAGCATTTTCATCGAATCTGATATAAGATCCGTCTTTACGACGAGCACCTTTTACAGTACGAACAACTACAGCTTTCACAACGTCACCTTTTTTAACAACGCCGCCTGGTGTTGCATCTTTAACAGTCGCAACGATAACATCTCCGATATTGGCATATCTTCTTGTAGAACCGCCAAGTACACGGATACACAGTAATTCTTTAGCACCTGTGTTGTCTGCTACTTTAAGTCTACTTTCCTGTTGTATCATGCAGGTAAACCTCCTTCAATATACATTCGTTGAACTTCTAGTTCAATTATACTCTTGTAATATGCGAAACCAATATTATTTTGCTTTCTCCATAATCTCAACAAGTCTCCATCTTTTGTTTTTAGACAGTGGTCTTGTTTCCATAACTTTTACTGTATCTCCAATGTTGCATTCGTTGTTCTCATCGTGAGCCTGCAGTTTATAAGTTCTCTTAACGATTTTCTTATAAAGTGGGTGTTTCACGTGGTCCTCAACTGCTACAACGATAGTTTTATCCATTTTGTCGCTGACAACTTTGCCAACACGAACTTTTCTCAAATTTCTCTCTTCCACAGTTGCTACTCCTTTCCTATCGGCCTGCCTCTGTAATCAGAGTCTGAATACGTGCGATATTCTTTCTTACTTCTTTGATTCTGCTTGTATTGTCAAGCTGATTTGTTGCGTTCTGGAATCTTAAGTTAAAAAGCTCTTTCTTAGCAGCTACTAATTCTTCATTCAATTCCTCTACGGATTTTCCTCTTAATTCGTTTACAAATGTATTAATTTTCACTGTTGTCACCGCCTTCTAATTCTGCGCGAGAAACGATTTTGCATTTGCAAGGTAATTTGTGCATTGCAAGACGAAGTGCCTCTCTTGCGATTTCTTCTGAAACACCTGCGATCTCGAACATTACACGACCTGGTTTAACTACTGCTACCCAGTACTCTAATGCACCTTTACCACTACCCATACGAGTTTCTGCTGGTTTTGCTGTTACCGGTTTATCTGGGAATATTTTGATCCAAACTTTACCACCACGTTTGATGTAACGAGTCATAGCGACACGGGCTGCTTCGATCTGGTTAGAACGAATCCAGCATGGTTCTGTTGCGACAATACCATATTCACCATATGAAATCGTGTTACCTCTGAGGGCTTTACCCTTCATAGTTCCACGGAACTGTTTACGACGTTTTACTCTTTTTGGCATTAACATTATTTATCGCTCCCTTCCTTTTCAGCCTTAGTTGGAAGAACTTCGCCTTTGTAAATCCAAACCTTTACACCGACTTTTCCGTAAGTTGTATCAGCTTCTGCGAATCCATAATCAATGTCAGCTCTTAATGTCTGAAGTGGAATAGTTCCTTCGCTGTAGAACTCTGTACGAGCCATATCAGCTCCACCAAGACGTCCTGATACAGATGTCTTAACACCAAGTGCTCCTGATTTCATTGTTCTTGACATGCAAGATTTCATAGCACGTCTGAATGAAATACGGTTCTCAAGCTGCTGTGCAATATTTTCAGCTACAAGCTGTGCGTCTTTATCTGGTCTCTTAACTTCTTTGATATCAACGATAAGCTTTTTGTCTGTGAACTGTGCAAGCTCTGCTTTCACTTTCTCAATTTCTGCTCCACCTTTACCGATTACTACACCAGGTTTTGCTGTATATACGATGATCTTAACACGATCAGATGCTCTTTCAATTTCAATTTTTGAAATTCCAGCGCTGTATAATCTCTTCTTTAAGAATGTTCTGATTTCATGGTCTTCTACCAGATTATCAGCGAAATCCTTTTCAGCATACCACTTGGAATCCCAGTCTTTAATAACTCCGACTCTTAAGCCATGAGGATTAACTTTCTGTCCCATTGTGTTCCTCCTTATCTTTCATTCAGCACGATAGTGATGTGGCTCATTCTCTTTTCGATTCTGTAAGCTCTACCCTGTGCTCTTGGTCTGATTCTCTTCATTGTTGGTCCTTTATTTGCGTAACACTCTTCAATATAAAGGTTCTCAACACTCATACCGTTGTTGTTCTCAGCATTAGCAATTGCTGATTTTAATAATTTTTCTATAACACTTGAAGCATATCTTGGATTGTAAGCTAAAATACCAAGTGCTGTCTGTACATCCTTACCTCTGATGGCATCTAATACGAAACATGCTTTCTGAACAGATACTCTAGCGTAAGAAATCTTAGCTGATGGTCTTG
This Ruminococcus hominis DNA region includes the following protein-coding sequences:
- a CDS encoding type Z 30S ribosomal protein S14; the protein is MAKTSMKIKQQRKPKFSTREYSRCRICGRPHAYLRKYGICRICFRELAYKGEIPGVKKASW
- the rplE gene encoding 50S ribosomal protein L5; amino-acid sequence: MSRLKDQYQNEIVDAMIKKFGYKNIMEVPKLDKVVINMGVGEAKDNAKVLESAVADMEKITGQKAVLTRAKNSVANFKIREGMPIGCKVTLRGEKMYEFVDRLINLALPRVRDFRGVNPNAFDGRGNYALGIKEQLIFPEIEYDKIDKVRGMDVIFVTTAKTDEEARELLTQFNMPFTK
- the rpmC gene encoding 50S ribosomal protein L29 — translated: MKINTFVNELRGKSVEELNEELVAAKKELFNLRFQNATNQLDNTSRIKEVRKNIARIQTLITEAGR
- the rplV gene encoding 50S ribosomal protein L22, producing the protein MAKGHRSQIKRERNAQKDTRPSAKISYARVSVQKACFVLDAIRGKDVQTALGILAYNPRYASSVIEKLLKSAIANAENNNGMSVENLYIEECYANKGPTMKRIRPRAQGRAYRIEKRMSHITIVLNER
- the rplX gene encoding 50S ribosomal protein L24, whose translation is MSTMKIKKGDTVKVIAGKDKDKEGKVIAVNQKDGKVLVEGVNMLTKHTKPSVANQNGGIIHQEGPIDISNVMYVHKGKATRVGFKMDGDKKVRVAKSTGEVID
- the rpsC gene encoding 30S ribosomal protein S3, which encodes MGQKVNPHGLRVGVIKDWDSKWYAEKDFADNLVEDHEIRTFLKKRLYSAGISKIEIERASDRVKIIVYTAKPGVVIGKGGAEIEKVKAELAQFTDKKLIVDIKEVKRPDKDAQLVAENIAQQLENRISFRRAMKSCMSRTMKSGALGVKTSVSGRLGGADMARTEFYSEGTIPLQTLRADIDYGFAEADTTYGKVGVKVWIYKGEVLPTKAEKEGSDK
- the rplN gene encoding 50S ribosomal protein L14 produces the protein MIQQESRLKVADNTGAKELLCIRVLGGSTRRYANIGDVIVATVKDATPGGVVKKGDVVKAVVVRTVKGARRKDGSYIRFDENAAVIIKDDMNPRGTRIFGPVARELREKHFMKIVSLAPEVL
- the rpsQ gene encoding 30S ribosomal protein S17, with product MEERNLRKVRVGKVVSDKMDKTIVVAVEDHVKHPLYKKIVKRTYKLQAHDENNECNIGDTVKVMETRPLSKNKRWRLVEIMEKAK
- the rplP gene encoding 50S ribosomal protein L16 yields the protein MLMPKRVKRRKQFRGTMKGKALRGNTISYGEYGIVATEPCWIRSNQIEAARVAMTRYIKRGGKVWIKIFPDKPVTAKPAETRMGSGKGALEYWVAVVKPGRVMFEIAGVSEEIAREALRLAMHKLPCKCKIVSRAELEGGDNSEN
- the rpsH gene encoding 30S ribosomal protein S8, whose translation is MTMSDPIADMLTRIRNANTAKHDTVDVPASKMKIAIADILLDEGYIAKYDIVEDGNFKTMHITLKYGADKNEKVISGLKRISKPGLRVYANSEEMPKVLGGLGTAIVSTNKGVITDKEARKLGVGGEVLCFVW